In Carya illinoinensis cultivar Pawnee chromosome 6, C.illinoinensisPawnee_v1, whole genome shotgun sequence, a single genomic region encodes these proteins:
- the LOC122314044 gene encoding protein SMG9-like: protein MAGSTGGTGSSNPSPAPPPPKILLAKPGLVTGGPVAGKFGRGGSADDEAASLRSRLPPIGSLNLLSDSWDFHIDRFLPFLTENTDFTVVGVIGPTGVGKSTIMNELYGFDASSPGMLPPFATQSEDIRAMAKHCTMGIEPRISAERIILLDTQPVFSPSVLAEIMRPDGSSTISVLSGESLSAELAHELMNIQLGVLVASICHILLVVSEGAHDNMWRLISTVDLLKHGIPDPSSIFPSHTQSSNLGPEKENKDKITKSEEYMAVPIFVHTKFHDEDFSPRNFFQMRKSISHYFSTSSFKRDKTGGITKDQPLSSVASGIQHNDPDSLWPDLFVIPRKKKDDSPRDQYESYISALWKLRDQVISMNGPSFARTVSERDWLKNSAKIWELVKNSPIIAEYSRTLQSSGLFRR, encoded by the exons ATGGCAGGGTCCACCGGCGGCACAGGTTCATCGAATCCCTCTCCGGCTCCACCTCCTCCTAAAATCCTGTTAGCAAAGCCCGGTCTCGTCACTGGCGGACCAGTTGCCGGTAAGTTCGGACGTGGAGGTTCTGCCGATGATGAAGCGGCGTCGCTTCGGTCCCGCCTTCCTCCAATCGGCTCCCTCAACCTCCTCTCTGATTCCTGGGACTTCCATATCGATCGCTTTCTCcct TTTCTAACCGAGAATACAGATTTTACAGTGGTGGGGGTGATTGGTCCAACCGGGGTGGGCAAGTCTACGATTATGAATGAGCTCTATGGGTTTGATGCAAGCTCCCCTG GAATGCTACCACCATTCGCAACACAGTCAGAAGATATTAGAGCAATGGCAAAGCATTGTACTATGGGCATTGAACCAAGAATTTCTGCTGAACGTATTATCCTTCTTGACACCCAG CCTGTATTTAGTCCTTCTGTTTTAGCTGAGATTATGAGACCTGATGGCTCATCCACAATATCAGTTCTAAGTGGTGAGTCTCTGTCTGCTGAATTGGCTCATGAACTTATGAATATTCAG CTTGGCGTTCTAGTAGCATCCATATGTCACATTTTGCTTGTGGTATCAGAGGGAGCTCATGATAACATGTGGAGATTGATATCAACA GTTGACTTGTTGAAACATGGCATACCTGACCCATCTTCAATATTCCCTTCTCATACCCAGAGCTCAAATTTGGGGCctgaaaaggaaaacaaagatAAAATTACTAAAAGTGAGGAGTATATGGCTGTTCCAATTTTTGTCCATACAAA ATTTCACGATGAAGATTTCAGTCCACGTAATTTTTTCCAAATGAGGAAGTCCATTTCACACTATTTCAGCACGTCTTCATTCAAAAGAGACAAAACTGGAGGCATAACCAAAGATCAACCACTTTCATCTGTGGCTTCTGGTATTCAGCATAATGATCCTGATTCCCTGTGGCCGGATTTGTTTGTTATTCCACGTAAGAAGAAGGATGATTCCCCAAGAGATCAATATGAAAGTTACATTTCCGCGCTATGGAAATTGAGGGACCAG GTTATATCCATGAATGGCCCTTCTTTTGCAAGGACTGTATCTGAACGTGATTGGTTGAAGAATTCTGCTAAGATTTGGGAACTTGTGAAAAACTCCCCAATAATTGCAGAGTACAGCAGAACACTTCAAAGTTCGGGTCTATTTAGGAGGTAA
- the LOC122313230 gene encoding probable arabinosyltransferase ARAD1 produces MAGKQSPRSRSYPILLLLLITLSLLALCILYFHFSPSHGAGPSTLYHQTQKPETSFVASLEHFLLHRSPKSPPPARGVIATDDVVRDLDELMHRIESERLWGDPYFPAAMPIRVYVYEMPSKFTYDLLWLFRNTYRDTSNLTSNGSPVHRLIEQHSIDYWLWMDLIAPESERLLKNVVRVDRQEEADLFYIPFFTTISFFLMEKQQCKALYREALNWVTNQPAWKRSGGRDHILPVHHPWSFKSVRRFMKNAIWLLPDMDSTGNWYKPGQVFLEKDLILPYVANVDLCDAKCLSESYSKRTTLLFFRGRLKRNAGGKIRAKLVAELSGAEGVVIEEGTAGEGGKAAAQNGMRKSIFCLSPAGDTPSSARLFDAIVSGCIPVIVSDELELPFEGILDYRKIALFVSSSDAVQPGRFLTFLRAIHPARIREMQRNLAKYSLHFMYSSPAQPLGPEDLVWRMMAGKLVNIKLHIRRSQRVVKDSRSLCSCDCRQANFTSSGL; encoded by the exons ATGGCAGGAAAGCAGAGCCCAAGATCCAGGTCCTACCcaatcctcctcctcctcctcattacCCTTTCTCTCCTTGCTCTCTGCATCCTCTACTTCCACTTCTCCCCATCCCATGGAGCCGGTCCCTCCACTCTCTATCACCAGACCCAGAAACCCGAGACCTCCTTCGTCGCTTCGCTGGAGCACTTCCTCCTCCACCGGTCCCCCAAATCCCCTCCTCCAGCCCGCGGGGTCATTGCGACTGACGACGTCGTTAGAGACCTCGACGAATTGATGCATAGGATAGAGAGCGAGAGGTTGTGGGGAGACCCGTACTTCCCCGCCGCAATGCCGATTAGGGTTTACGTGTACGAGATGCCGAGCAAGTTCACCTACGATCTCCTGTGGCTGTTTCGGAACACTTATAGAGACACCTCCAATCTCACCTCCAATGGCAGCCCCGTCCACCGCTTAATTGAGCAG CATTCAATTGATTACTGGCTGTGGATGGATTTAATTGCGCCCGAATCGGAGAGATTGTTGAAGAATGTGGTGAGAGTTGATAGGCAGGAGGAGGCAGACCTCTTCTACATACCATTCTTCACCACCATAAGCTTCTTCTTAATGGAGAAACAACAATGCAAAGCGCTTTACAGG GAAGCTCTGAATTGGGTGACCAATCAGCCTGCATGGAAGCGATCTGGCGGAAGGGATCACATACTTCCAGTTCATCATCCCTGGTCTTTCAAATCTGTTCGCAGATTCATGAAGAATGCAATTTGGCTGCTACCAGATATGGACTCTACGGGCAACTG GTACAAGCCAGGACAGGTTTTTCTGGAGAAAGACCTAATTCTTCCTTATGTTGCCAATGTTGATTTATGTGATGCCAAATGCTTGTCAGAAAGTTATTCAAAGAGAACAACTCTACTCTTTTTCCGGGGTCGTCTTAAAAGAAATGct GGAGGAAAAATACGTGCTAAACTTGTAGCTGAATTAAGTGGTGCTGAGGGTGTAGTTATAGAGGAGGGAACAGCCGGAGAGGGAGGCAAAGCAGCAGCTCAGAATGGCATGCGCAA GTCTATCTTTTGCTTAAGCCCAGCTGGTGATACTCCTTCATCTGCTAGATTGTTCGATGCTATTGTTAGTGGATGCATCCCTGTCATAGTTAGTGATGAATTGGAGCTTCCTTTTGAAGGGATACTTGATTACAGAAAG ATAGCTCTATTTGTTTCATCCAGTGATGCTGTACAACCAGGAAGGTTTTTAACATTTCTACGAGCTATTCACCCTGCTCGTATCAGAGAAATGCAACGAAATCTAGCAAAG TACTCTCTGCATTTTATGTATTCCAGTCCAGCTCAGCCTTTGGGTCCAGAAGATTTGGTTTGGAGAATG ATGGCTGGTAAGTTAGTAAATATCAAGCTCCACATCCGGAGATCTCAGCGCGTGGTAAAAGATTCTAGAAGCCTGTGCTCTTGTGACTGCAGGCAAGCCAACTTTACGAGCTCAGGCCTCTAA
- the LOC122313231 gene encoding TOM1-like protein 1 has product MSDNLMEKVSAFGERLKIGGAEVSRKMSEGMSSMSFKMKELFQGSNQADKLVEDATSEDLDEPDWAMNLDLCDMINHEKINSVELIRGIKKRIMLRSPRVQYLALVLLETCVKNCEKAFSEVAAERVLDEMVKLIDDPQTVVNNRNKALILIEAWGESASELRYLPVYEETYKSLKSRGIRFPGRDNESLAPIFTPPRSVSDSDYDASLTQQIQRDFPVQSFTAEQTKEAFDVARNTIELLSTVLSSSPQQDALQDDLTTTLVHQCRHSQSTVQRIIEVAGDNEPLLFEALNVNDEIQKVLSKYEELNKPSVVRIEQEPAMIPVAVEPDESPRHAKEDALIRKPTGSRGSGQGGGNDDMMDDLDEMIFGKKGGATSDGGHNTKKQPPKDDLITL; this is encoded by the exons ATGAGTGACAACTTGATGGAGAAAGTAAGTGCTTTCGGTGAACGCCTCAAGATTGGAGGTGCCGAGGTGAGCCGAAAGATGAGTGAAGGCATGAGCTCAATGAGCTTCAAGATGAAGGAGCTTTTCCAAGGCTCAAACCAGGCAGATAAGCTTGTTGAAGATGCCACCTCAGAGGACCTTGATGAGCCTGATTGGGCTATGAATCTTGATCTTTGTGACATGATcaatcatgaaaaaattaacaGTGTTGAATTGATCCGTGGAATAAAAAAGAGGATCATGTTGAGGAGTCCTAGGGTTCAATACTTGGCTTTGGTGTTGCTTGAAACATGTGTTAAGAATTGCGAGAAGGCTTTCTCAGAGGTGGCAGCTGAGAGAGTTCTTGATGAGATGGTGAAGCTGATTGATGATCCTCAGACCGTAGTTAATAATCGTAACAAGGCTTTGATATTAATTGAAGCATGGGGAGAATCGGCCAGTGAGCTCCGCTATTTGCCTGTTTATGAAGAAACATATAAG AGTTTAAAATCAAGGGGGATTCGATTCCCTGGCCGAGACAATGAGAGTTTGGCACCTATCTTTACTCCTCCCCGTTCAGTATCAGATTCCGATTATGATGCTAGTCTTACCCAACAGATTCAGCGTGATTTCCCTGTGCAAAGCTTTACAGCTGAACAAACAAAGGAAGCATTTGATGTTGCAAGAAATACTATTGAGCTTCTTTCAACGGTCTTATCCTCTTCACCCCAACAAGATGCTTTGCAG GATGACTTGACAACTACCCTGGTACACCAGTGTCGTCACTCGCAATCTACCGTCCAGAGAATCAttgaggtggctggagataacgAGCCCCTGCTTTTTGAAGCCTTGAATGTAAATGATGAAATCCAGAAAGTCCTCTCCAAGTATGAAGAGCTTAACAAGCCGTCAGTTGTTCGCATTGAGCAAGAGCCTGCTATGATACCCGTTGCTGTTGAGCCTGATGAGTCCCCCCGTCATGCAAAAGAAGACGCCCTGATTAGAAAACCAACTGGCTCTCGAGGTTCAGGCCAGGGCGGAGGCAACGATGACATGATGGATGATCTtgatgaaatgatatttggTAAGAAAGGAGGTGCTACTTCTGACGGTGGGCACAATACCAAGAAGCAACCACCAAAGGACGATCTCATAACCCTATGA